In Phyllopteryx taeniolatus isolate TA_2022b chromosome 22, UOR_Ptae_1.2, whole genome shotgun sequence, one DNA window encodes the following:
- the tfec gene encoding transcription factor EC isoform X3 — MPHLSDSSYYTMRDATRASNVQNQLENSKFHLHQSQSQQVKQYLSLGSKLASSAAQAHAVPHPHAPGQPLATVPIMRSGHMASVNDSSNPDSPVTLMTMANHDSEFPMDEVIDDLISLETGFKDGGLDCMESNILMQNNVSLSSSMLDVYGGEQGMNPPNGGLSPTSNPTKLTVKWEYREHDTRVMAKERQKKDNHNLIERRRRYNINYRIKELGTLIPKSNDPDMRWNKGTILKASVEYIRWLQKEQQHAHELESRQKKLEQANRRLILRIQELEIQARAHGLPNIATSLGTTDLSSHLLKQQQASPQAQQPPLYQEDPNGDYLQRIAMVAGVPSIPMPPGPQDHVAGADGCTTFSDPLSHFTEIFSATLKGEHRLDEILMDDALSPFGADPLLSSRSPRAASKDSSRRSSFSSGEGDDL; from the exons ATGCCACACTTATCCGACAGCAGCTACTACACGATGCGGGATGCAACCAGAGCTTCGAAT GTACAGAACCAACTGGAAAACTCAAAGTTCCACCTCCATCAGAGCCAGAGCCAGCAGGTCAAGCAGTACCTGTCGCTGGGCTCAAAGTTGGCCTCGTCGGCCGCACAGGCCCACGCCGTGCCGCACCCCCACGCGCCCGGCCAGCCGCTGGCCACCGTGCCCATCATGAGGAGCGGACACATGGCCTCCGTCAATGACAGCAGCAACCCCGACAGCCCCGTCACCCTGATGACCATGGCCAACCACGACAGTGAG TTTCCAATGGATGAAGTGATTGATGACCTTATCAGTCTTGAAACGGGCTTCAAAGATGGAGGCCTGGATTGCATGGAGTCTAACATCCTAATGCAAAACAAT GTGTCCCTCAGTAGCAGCATGCTGGACGTGTATGGGGGTGAACAAGGTATGAACCCCCCTAATGGTGGACTGAGTCCCACATCTAACCCCACAAAGCTCACAGTAAAATGGGAATACAGAG AACACGACACACGGGTCATGGCCAAGGAGAGACAGAAAAAGGACAACCACAATTTGA TCGAAAGAAGGAGACGATACAACATCAACTACAGGATTAAGGAACTGGGGACACTCATACCAAAGTCTAACGACCC CGACATGCGCTGGAACAAAGGTACCATCCTGAAGGCCTCAGTGGAGTACATCAGGTGGCtgcagaaggagcagcagcacGCTCACGAGCTGGAAAGTCGCCAGAAGAAGCTGGAGCAGGCCAACAGGAGGCTGATACTCAGGATTCAG gaACTTGAGATTCAGGCTCGAGCGCACGGCCTCCCGAACATAGCGACCTCTTTGGGGACGACGGACCTGTCCTCACACCTCCTTAAACAACAGCAGGCGTCCCCTCAAGCCCAGCAGCCCCCGCTCTACCAGGAAGACCCCAACGGCGATTACCTGCAGAGGATAGCCATGGTCGCCGGCGTGCCGTCCATCCCGATGCCGCCGGGGCCGCAGGACCACGTGGCGGGCGCCGACGGCTGCACCACCTTCTCCGACCCGCTGTCCCACTTCACCGAGATCTTCAGCGCCACGCTCAAGGGCGAGCACCGGCTGGACGAGATCCTGATGGACGACGCGCTGTCCCCGTTCGGCGCCGACCCGCTGCTGTCATCCCGCTCGCCCCGAGCCGCGTCCAAGGACAGCAGCCGCCGCAGCAGCTTCAGCTCAGGGGAGGGTGATGACCTATAA
- the tfec gene encoding transcription factor EC isoform X4 yields the protein MSRCCVVKVVTLTEIQLLQVQNQLENSKFHLHQSQSQQVKQYLSLGSKLASSAAQAHAVPHPHAPGQPLATVPIMRSGHMASVNDSSNPDSPVTLMTMANHDSEFPMDEVIDDLISLETGFKDGGLDCMESNILMQNNVSLSSSMLDVYGGEQGMNPPNGGLSPTSNPTKLTVKWEYREHDTRVMAKERQKKDNHNLIERRRRYNINYRIKELGTLIPKSNDPDMRWNKGTILKASVEYIRWLQKEQQHAHELESRQKKLEQANRRLILRIQELEIQARAHGLPNIATSLGTTDLSSHLLKQQQASPQAQQPPLYQEDPNGDYLQRIAMVAGVPSIPMPPGPQDHVAGADGCTTFSDPLSHFTEIFSATLKGEHRLDEILMDDALSPFGADPLLSSRSPRAASKDSSRRSSFSSGEGDDL from the exons ATGAGTCGGTGTTGCGTGGTCAAAGTGGTCACTCTGACGGAGATCCAGCTGCTGCAG GTACAGAACCAACTGGAAAACTCAAAGTTCCACCTCCATCAGAGCCAGAGCCAGCAGGTCAAGCAGTACCTGTCGCTGGGCTCAAAGTTGGCCTCGTCGGCCGCACAGGCCCACGCCGTGCCGCACCCCCACGCGCCCGGCCAGCCGCTGGCCACCGTGCCCATCATGAGGAGCGGACACATGGCCTCCGTCAATGACAGCAGCAACCCCGACAGCCCCGTCACCCTGATGACCATGGCCAACCACGACAGTGAG TTTCCAATGGATGAAGTGATTGATGACCTTATCAGTCTTGAAACGGGCTTCAAAGATGGAGGCCTGGATTGCATGGAGTCTAACATCCTAATGCAAAACAAT GTGTCCCTCAGTAGCAGCATGCTGGACGTGTATGGGGGTGAACAAGGTATGAACCCCCCTAATGGTGGACTGAGTCCCACATCTAACCCCACAAAGCTCACAGTAAAATGGGAATACAGAG AACACGACACACGGGTCATGGCCAAGGAGAGACAGAAAAAGGACAACCACAATTTGA TCGAAAGAAGGAGACGATACAACATCAACTACAGGATTAAGGAACTGGGGACACTCATACCAAAGTCTAACGACCC CGACATGCGCTGGAACAAAGGTACCATCCTGAAGGCCTCAGTGGAGTACATCAGGTGGCtgcagaaggagcagcagcacGCTCACGAGCTGGAAAGTCGCCAGAAGAAGCTGGAGCAGGCCAACAGGAGGCTGATACTCAGGATTCAG gaACTTGAGATTCAGGCTCGAGCGCACGGCCTCCCGAACATAGCGACCTCTTTGGGGACGACGGACCTGTCCTCACACCTCCTTAAACAACAGCAGGCGTCCCCTCAAGCCCAGCAGCCCCCGCTCTACCAGGAAGACCCCAACGGCGATTACCTGCAGAGGATAGCCATGGTCGCCGGCGTGCCGTCCATCCCGATGCCGCCGGGGCCGCAGGACCACGTGGCGGGCGCCGACGGCTGCACCACCTTCTCCGACCCGCTGTCCCACTTCACCGAGATCTTCAGCGCCACGCTCAAGGGCGAGCACCGGCTGGACGAGATCCTGATGGACGACGCGCTGTCCCCGTTCGGCGCCGACCCGCTGCTGTCATCCCGCTCGCCCCGAGCCGCGTCCAAGGACAGCAGCCGCCGCAGCAGCTTCAGCTCAGGGGAGGGTGATGACCTATAA
- the tfec gene encoding transcription factor EC isoform X6, which produces MPHLSDSSYYTMRDATRASNVQNQLENSKFHLHQSQSQQVKQYLSLGSKLASSAAQAHAVPHPHAPGQPLATVPIMRSGHMASVNDSSNPDSPVTLMTMANHDSEFPMDEVIDDLISLETGFKDGGLDCMESNILMQNNVSLSSSMLDVYGGEQEHDTRVMAKERQKKDNHNLIERRRRYNINYRIKELGTLIPKSNDPDMRWNKGTILKASVEYIRWLQKEQQHAHELESRQKKLEQANRRLILRIQELEIQARAHGLPNIATSLGTTDLSSHLLKQQQASPQAQQPPLYQEDPNGDYLQRIAMVAGVPSIPMPPGPQDHVAGADGCTTFSDPLSHFTEIFSATLKGEHRLDEILMDDALSPFGADPLLSSRSPRAASKDSSRRSSFSSGEGDDL; this is translated from the exons ATGCCACACTTATCCGACAGCAGCTACTACACGATGCGGGATGCAACCAGAGCTTCGAAT GTACAGAACCAACTGGAAAACTCAAAGTTCCACCTCCATCAGAGCCAGAGCCAGCAGGTCAAGCAGTACCTGTCGCTGGGCTCAAAGTTGGCCTCGTCGGCCGCACAGGCCCACGCCGTGCCGCACCCCCACGCGCCCGGCCAGCCGCTGGCCACCGTGCCCATCATGAGGAGCGGACACATGGCCTCCGTCAATGACAGCAGCAACCCCGACAGCCCCGTCACCCTGATGACCATGGCCAACCACGACAGTGAG TTTCCAATGGATGAAGTGATTGATGACCTTATCAGTCTTGAAACGGGCTTCAAAGATGGAGGCCTGGATTGCATGGAGTCTAACATCCTAATGCAAAACAAT GTGTCCCTCAGTAGCAGCATGCTGGACGTGTATGGGGGTGAACAAG AACACGACACACGGGTCATGGCCAAGGAGAGACAGAAAAAGGACAACCACAATTTGA TCGAAAGAAGGAGACGATACAACATCAACTACAGGATTAAGGAACTGGGGACACTCATACCAAAGTCTAACGACCC CGACATGCGCTGGAACAAAGGTACCATCCTGAAGGCCTCAGTGGAGTACATCAGGTGGCtgcagaaggagcagcagcacGCTCACGAGCTGGAAAGTCGCCAGAAGAAGCTGGAGCAGGCCAACAGGAGGCTGATACTCAGGATTCAG gaACTTGAGATTCAGGCTCGAGCGCACGGCCTCCCGAACATAGCGACCTCTTTGGGGACGACGGACCTGTCCTCACACCTCCTTAAACAACAGCAGGCGTCCCCTCAAGCCCAGCAGCCCCCGCTCTACCAGGAAGACCCCAACGGCGATTACCTGCAGAGGATAGCCATGGTCGCCGGCGTGCCGTCCATCCCGATGCCGCCGGGGCCGCAGGACCACGTGGCGGGCGCCGACGGCTGCACCACCTTCTCCGACCCGCTGTCCCACTTCACCGAGATCTTCAGCGCCACGCTCAAGGGCGAGCACCGGCTGGACGAGATCCTGATGGACGACGCGCTGTCCCCGTTCGGCGCCGACCCGCTGCTGTCATCCCGCTCGCCCCGAGCCGCGTCCAAGGACAGCAGCCGCCGCAGCAGCTTCAGCTCAGGGGAGGGTGATGACCTATAA
- the tfec gene encoding transcription factor EC isoform X5: MFWSTLHPETMLEYNWYGQVQNQLENSKFHLHQSQSQQVKQYLSLGSKLASSAAQAHAVPHPHAPGQPLATVPIMRSGHMASVNDSSNPDSPVTLMTMANHDSEFPMDEVIDDLISLETGFKDGGLDCMESNILMQNNVSLSSSMLDVYGGEQGMNPPNGGLSPTSNPTKLTVKWEYREHDTRVMAKERQKKDNHNLIERRRRYNINYRIKELGTLIPKSNDPDMRWNKGTILKASVEYIRWLQKEQQHAHELESRQKKLEQANRRLILRIQELEIQARAHGLPNIATSLGTTDLSSHLLKQQQASPQAQQPPLYQEDPNGDYLQRIAMVAGVPSIPMPPGPQDHVAGADGCTTFSDPLSHFTEIFSATLKGEHRLDEILMDDALSPFGADPLLSSRSPRAASKDSSRRSSFSSGEGDDL, translated from the exons GTACAGAACCAACTGGAAAACTCAAAGTTCCACCTCCATCAGAGCCAGAGCCAGCAGGTCAAGCAGTACCTGTCGCTGGGCTCAAAGTTGGCCTCGTCGGCCGCACAGGCCCACGCCGTGCCGCACCCCCACGCGCCCGGCCAGCCGCTGGCCACCGTGCCCATCATGAGGAGCGGACACATGGCCTCCGTCAATGACAGCAGCAACCCCGACAGCCCCGTCACCCTGATGACCATGGCCAACCACGACAGTGAG TTTCCAATGGATGAAGTGATTGATGACCTTATCAGTCTTGAAACGGGCTTCAAAGATGGAGGCCTGGATTGCATGGAGTCTAACATCCTAATGCAAAACAAT GTGTCCCTCAGTAGCAGCATGCTGGACGTGTATGGGGGTGAACAAGGTATGAACCCCCCTAATGGTGGACTGAGTCCCACATCTAACCCCACAAAGCTCACAGTAAAATGGGAATACAGAG AACACGACACACGGGTCATGGCCAAGGAGAGACAGAAAAAGGACAACCACAATTTGA TCGAAAGAAGGAGACGATACAACATCAACTACAGGATTAAGGAACTGGGGACACTCATACCAAAGTCTAACGACCC CGACATGCGCTGGAACAAAGGTACCATCCTGAAGGCCTCAGTGGAGTACATCAGGTGGCtgcagaaggagcagcagcacGCTCACGAGCTGGAAAGTCGCCAGAAGAAGCTGGAGCAGGCCAACAGGAGGCTGATACTCAGGATTCAG gaACTTGAGATTCAGGCTCGAGCGCACGGCCTCCCGAACATAGCGACCTCTTTGGGGACGACGGACCTGTCCTCACACCTCCTTAAACAACAGCAGGCGTCCCCTCAAGCCCAGCAGCCCCCGCTCTACCAGGAAGACCCCAACGGCGATTACCTGCAGAGGATAGCCATGGTCGCCGGCGTGCCGTCCATCCCGATGCCGCCGGGGCCGCAGGACCACGTGGCGGGCGCCGACGGCTGCACCACCTTCTCCGACCCGCTGTCCCACTTCACCGAGATCTTCAGCGCCACGCTCAAGGGCGAGCACCGGCTGGACGAGATCCTGATGGACGACGCGCTGTCCCCGTTCGGCGCCGACCCGCTGCTGTCATCCCGCTCGCCCCGAGCCGCGTCCAAGGACAGCAGCCGCCGCAGCAGCTTCAGCTCAGGGGAGGGTGATGACCTATAA